The Juglans regia cultivar Chandler chromosome 2, Walnut 2.0, whole genome shotgun sequence genome includes a window with the following:
- the LOC109014448 gene encoding uncharacterized protein LOC109014448: MEDAAPAPCWSNILKRPPPPKPINQDPIPANGVFVESCKSARGIAVAVVDANAMISGGDKLTHCADKFITVPEVMAEVRDPSSRHRLSFLPFSLHSMDPTPDSLNKVIKFAKATGDLQTLSDVDLKLIALTYTLEAQIHGNKNIRDCPPPIHLVNVKTLNEKDMPGWGSNVPNLEEWEALEHEVGDGSNPSNSRILPLQDLNLNIVDAVDDDDHKSEDGSKSSSLNQEGVVEGGRRRYLPKKKEVNIEGKKMVADGIDASQGEFDDNADDWRPAVSRSTRRRYLRRKSRLEYYSSLAEKDAEKDEVENVVVEDTRGLENGVSEGSEIKEGENVGDENLSMVLERMRLEEDSMKGLQEGKELEHSESKGLWSNDPELAVSNVALVVDGDEIDMGDEGLGPEEMSSQDNESVDASNIDDDSEQSWMLRSLSESSVACVTSDFAMQNVLLQMGLRLLAPGGMQIHQLHRWVLKCHACYTVTTEVGRIFCPKCGNGGTLRKVAVTVGENGVVLAARRPRITLRGTKFSLPLPQGGRDAIAKNLVLREDQLPQKLLYPKTKKKINKQGDDFFTMDDFGDHSDKRAQLQPPVRKALAVFSGKRNPNDNHYSRSRHK, from the exons ATGGAGGACGCAGCTCCAGCTCCATGCTGGAGCAACATACTAAAGAGACCACCGCCCCCAAAGCCCATCAACCAAGATCCAATCCCAGCTAATGGAGTTTTCGTGGAAAGCTGCAAGTCAGCAAGAGGCATAGCTGTGGCCGTGGTCGACGCCAACGCCATGATCAGCGGTGGCGATAAGCTCACCCATTGCGCTGACAAGTTCATCACTGTACCCGAGGTCATGGCCGAGGTCCGCGACCCCTCCTCCCGCCACCGATTATCCttcctccccttctctctccaCTCCATGGATCCCACTCCCGACTCCCTCAACAAAG TGATAAAGTTTGCGAAGGCGACGGGGGATTTACAGACACTATCAGATGTTGATCTAAAACTGATTGCATTGACATATACATTGGAGGCTCAGATTCatggaaacaaaaatatcaGGGATTGTCCTCCCCCTATTCATCTGGTCAATGTGAAAACCTTAAACGAGAAAGACATGCCGGGTTGGGGCTCCAATGTCCCCAATTTGGAAGAGTGGGAAGCGTTGGAACACGAAGTTGGAGATGGATCAAATCCTTCCAATTCCAGAATCCTACCTTTGCAGGACTTGAATCTAAACATCGTGGATgcagttgatgatgatgatcacaaGTCTGAGGATGGTTCGAAATCTAGTTCCTTGAATCAAGAGGGAGTTGTAGAAGGTGGGAGGAGGAGatatttgccaaaaaaaaaggaGGTAAACATTGAAGGGAAGAAGATGGTGGCAGATGGAATTGATGCGTCTCAAGGAGAGTTTGATGATAATGCTGATGATTGGAGGCCGGCTGTTAGTCGGAGTACTCGTAGAAGGTATCTTAGAAGGAAATCTAGGCTTGAATATTATTCCTCATTAGCTGAAAAGGATGCTGAGAAGGATGAGGTCGAAAATGTTGTTGTTGAGGACACCAGAGGATTAGAAAATGGGGTTTCAGAAGGGAGTGAGATAAAGGAGGGGGAAAACGTTGGTGATGAAAATCTTTCGATGGTTTTAGAGCGAATGAGGTTGGAAGAAGATTCTATGAAAGGTCTTCAAGAAGGAAAGGAGCTTGAACATTCTGAATCCAAGGGGCTTTGGTCTAATGATCCTGAATTGGCTGTGAGCAATGTAGCTCTTGTAGTTGATGGAGATGAGATTGACATGGGTGATGAAGGATTGGGTCCTGAGGAGATGTCAAGCCAGGATAATGAAAGTGTTGATGCATCGAATATTGATGATGATAGTGAGCAGAGCTGGATGCTGAGATCTTTATCCGAGTCAAGTGTGGCCTGTGTAACTAGCGACTTTGCAATGCAAAATGTTCTTCTGCAGATGGGTCTACGCTTGCTGGCACCTGGTGGAATGCAGATACACCAGCTGCACAG GTGGGTTCTGAAATGCCATGCCTGTTATACCGTGACTACTGAGGTAGGGAGGATTTTCTGCCCAAAATGTGGAAATGGTGGAACTTTACGAAAGGTAGCTGTTACAGTTGGTGAGAATGGAGTTGTTTTGGCAGCTCGTCGGCCACGGATTACATTGCGGGGCACAAAA TTTTCACTGCCTTTACCCCAAGGTGGAAGGGATGCCATTGCCAAAAACCTCGTGTTACGTGAAGATCAACTCCCACAAAAGCTTCTTTATCCTaagacaaagaagaaaataaataagcaG GGAGATGACTTCTTCACCATGGATGACTTTGGCGACCATTCTGATAAAAGAGCCC